A portion of the Glycine max cultivar Williams 82 chromosome 10, Glycine_max_v4.0, whole genome shotgun sequence genome contains these proteins:
- the LOC100781846 gene encoding ADP-ribosylation factor, with amino-acid sequence MGLSFTKLFSRLFAKKEMRILMVGLDAAGKTTILYKLKLGEIVTTIPTIGFNVETVEYKNISFTVWDVGGQDKIRPLWRHYFQNTQGLIFVVDSNDRDRVVEARDELHRMLNEDELRDAVLLVFANKQDLPNAMNAAEITDKLGLHSLRQRHWYIQSTCATSGEGLYEGLEWLSNNIANKA; translated from the exons ATGGGGTTGTCTTTCACCAAGCTTTTTAGCCGGCTCTTTGCCAAGAAAGAGATGCGTATTCTCATGGTAGGTCTTGATGCTGCTGGTAAGACTACCATCTTGTACAAGCTCAAGCTGGGAGAAATTGTCACAACCATTCCCACAATTG GATTTAATGTGGAGACTGTGGAATATAAGAATATTAGCTTTACTGTATGGGATGTGGGTGGCCAAGATAAG ATTCGTCCTTTATGGAGACACTACTTCCAAAACACTCAGGGGCTTATCTTTGTTGTGGATAGCAATGATCGTGACCGTGTTGTTGAGGCTAGAGATGAGCTCCACCGGATGTTGAATGAG GATGAGTTGAGAGATGCTGTTCTCCTGGTATTTGCCAACAAACAAGATCTTCCAAATGCTATGAATGCTGCAGAAATCACAGACAAGCTTGGTCTTCATTCTCTTCGCCAACGCCACTG GTATATCCAGAGCACATGTGCTACCTCTGGGGAAGGACTATATGAAGGACTGGAGTGGCTCTCCAACAATATAGCTAACAAG GCTTAG